From the Theobroma cacao cultivar B97-61/B2 chromosome 2, Criollo_cocoa_genome_V2, whole genome shotgun sequence genome, one window contains:
- the LOC18610437 gene encoding probable ran guanine nucleotide release factor yields MSADLYSERPLFGGAISTTFPLRFQDVSNIRQVPDHQEVFVDPARDESLIFELLDYKHEVGDDGSAVWFLQDLAVEQDGEGFTLLEQSAAVEAPGLRYRNIPAVVTTAVGQMAVSKGRQGREAQNIIKVYLANLRLKEVGTDVLITAYEPILIHPLSQSASAVGAGLAVPAMQSGLVPMVEVFKLAVTSFKVNDWSLFTPV; encoded by the exons ATGTCGGCGGATTTGTACTCCGAAAGGCCTTTGTTCGGTGGAGCAATCTCAACTACATTTCCTCTTAGGTTTCAG GATGTTAGTAACATCAGGCAAGTTCCCGATCATCAG GAGGTGTTTGTGGACCCTGCGCGTGATGAGAGCTTGATCTTTGAGTTACTAGATTACAAGCATGAAGTTGGAGATGACGGAAGTGCTGTCTGGTTTCTTCAAGACCTTGCTGTTGAACAAGACGGTGAAGGATTCACG CTGCTTGAGCAGTCAGCAGCGGTTGAGGCCCCTGGATTGCGTTACAGAAACATCCCAGCTGTTGTTACAACTGCAGTTGGCCAAATG GCTGTTTCTAAGGGAAGGCAAGGAAGAGAAGCACAAAATATAATCAAG GTCTATCTGGCCAACCTACGTCTTAAGGAAGTTGGGACAGATGTTCTGATAACTGCATATGAGCCCATCTTGATACA CCCTTTGAGCCAGAGTGCGAGTGCAGTTGGTGCTGGATTAGCTGTTCCTGCTATGCAATCTGGGCTTGTGCCGATGGTTGAAGTCTTTAAACTAGCTGTTACAAGCTTCAAGGTGAATGACTGGAGCCTTTTTACTCCTGTTTGA
- the LOC18610438 gene encoding cullin-3A, whose amino-acid sequence MSNQKKRNFQIEAFKHRVVVDPKYSEKTWNILEHAIHEIYNHNASGLSFEELYRNAYNMVLHKFGDKLYSGLVTTMTAHLKEISKAIEAAQGGLFLEELNRKWNDHNKALQMIRDILMYMDRTYIPNSRKTPVHELGLNLWRDNIIHSSKIHSRLLSTLLELVHRERTGEVIDRGLMRNVIKMLMDLGSSVYQEDFEKPFLEVSAEFYKGESQKFIECCDCGDYLKKAERRLNEEIERVTHYLDAKSEAKITNVVEKEMIANHMLRLVHMENSGLVNMLLDDKYEDLGRMYNLFRRVPNGLLTIRDVMTSHLRETGKQLVTDPERLKDPVEFVQRLLDEKDKYDNIISLAFSNDKTFQNALNSSFEYFINLNPRSPEFISLFVDDKLRKGLKGVSEEDVEIILDKVMMLFRYLQEKDVFEKYYKQHLAKRLLSGKTVSDDAERSLIVKLKTECGYQFTSKLEGMFTDMKTSQDTMQGFYGCHPELADGPTLVVQVLTTGSWPTQPSITCNLPAEMSALCEKFRSYYLGTHTGRRLSWQTNMGTADIKAIFGKGQKHELNVSTYQMCVLMLFNNADRLSYKEIEQATEIPASDLKRCLQSMACVKGKNVLRKEPMSKDIGEDDAFFVNDKFTSKFYKVKIGTVVAQKESEPEKQETRQRVEEDRKPQIEAAIVRIMKSRRVLDHNNIIAEVTKQLQSRFLANPTEIKKRIESLIERDFLERDNNDRKLYRYLA is encoded by the exons atgagtaatcaaaagaaaaggaatttcCAGATAGAAGCGTTCAAGCACAGGGTCGTGGTGGATCCGAAATACTCAGAGAAGACCTGGAACATTCTCGAACATGCAATCCACGAGATTTACAATCATAATGCTAGTGGCCTCAGTTTTGAAGAGCTTTACAG GAATGCATACAATATGGTTTTGCACAAATTTGGTGATAAGCTGTACTCTGGACTTGTTACAACTATGACTGCACACCTGAAAGAAATATCAAAAGCCATAGAGGCTGCTCAAGGTGGTTTGTTTCTTGAAGAGCTGAACAGAAAATGGAATGACCACAACAAGGCTTTGCAAATGATTCGAGACATATTGATGTACATGGACCGGACTTATATTCCAAATAGCCGTAAAACCCCTGTTCATGAGCTGGGACTTAATTTGTGGAGGGATAATATTATACATTCCAGCAAAATACATTCAAGGCTTCTGAGCACTCTTCTTGAACTAGTACATAGAGAGCGAACTGGTGAAGTTATAGACCGGGGGCTGATGAGGAATGTAATCAAGATGCTTATGGATTTGGGTTCTTCCGTTTACCAGGAGGATTTTGAGAAGCCATTTCTTGAGGTTTCTGCTGAGTTTTATAAGGGCGAATCTCAGAAATTTATCGAGTGCTGTGATTGTGGGGACTATCTGAAGAAAGCAGAGAGACGTCTGAATGAAGAAATTGAGAGAGTTACCCACTACCTGGATGCCAAGAGTGAAGCCAAGATAACTAATGTGGTGGAGAAGGAGATGATTGCTAACCACATGTTGAGACTAGTTCACATGGAGAATTCAGGCTTGGTAAATATGCTTCTTGATGACAAGTATGAAGACTTGGGAAGAATGTACAATTTATTTAGAAGAGTTCCTAACGGTCTCTTAACAATACGAGATGTGATGACTTCTCACCTCAGGGAAACAGGTAAACAGCTAGTTACTGATCCAGAAAGGCTGAAAGATCCTGTGGAATTTGTCCAGCGGCTCTTGGATGAAAAGGACAAATATGATAATATCATTAGCTTGGCGTTTAGCAATGACAAGACATTCCAGAATGCTCTGAACTCCtcttttgaatatttcattaatttgaaTCCTCGTTCTCCTGAGTTCATTTCTTTGTTTGTGGATGACAAACTTCGAAAAGGTTTGAAAGGAGTCAGTGAGGAGGATGTGGAGATTATTCTTGACAAAGTTATGATGCTGTTCCGCTACCTGCAGGAGAAGGATGTGTTTGAAAAGTACTACAAACAGCACTTAGCTAAGCGGCTTTTGTCAGGCAAAACTGTATCTGATGATGCAGAGAGAAGTCTGATAGTCAAGCTTAAGACAGAATGTGGATATCAATTTACTTCGAAATTAGAGGGCATGTTTACAGACATGAAGACCTCCCAGGACACAATGCAAGGGTTTTACGGATGCCATCCAGAGCTAGCAGATGGCCCTACTCTAGTTGTTCAGGTTCTAACAACAGGGTCTTGGCCCACTCAGCCTAGCATTACTTGCAACCTGCCCGCTGAAATGTCAGCGCTGTGTGAGAAGTTTCGGTCGTATTATCTTGGAACCCATACTGGTCGGAGGTTGTCCTGGCAAACTAACATGGGGACAGCAGATATAAAAGCAATTTTTGGGAAGGGTCAGAAGCATGAGTTGAATGTTTCAACCTATCAAATGTGTGTATTGATGCTTTTTAACAATGCTGATAGGCTTAGCTACAAGGAGATTGAGCAAGCCACTGAGATCCCTGCTTCAGACTTGAAAAGGTGCTTGCAATCAATGGCATGTGTGAAGGGAAAGAATGTTCTTCGGAAAGAACCTATGAGTAAAGACATTGGTGAGGATGATGCTTTTTTTGTCAATGATAAGTTCACAAGCAAATTCTACAAAGTGAAGATAGGAACTGTTGTTGCACAAAAGGAATCAGAACCCGAAAAGCAGGAGACACGACAAAGAGTGGAGGAGGACAGGAAGCCGCAGATTGAAGCTGCAATAGTTAGGATCATGAAATCAAGGAGGGTGCTGGATCACAACAATATAATAGCCGAGGTTACAAAGCAGTTGCAGTCGCGGTTCCTGGCCAATCCTACAGAGATTAAGAAACGGATTGAGTCTCTTATTGAACGGGATTTCTTGGAAAGGGACAACAATGATCGGAAATTGTATCGGTATCTAGCCTAA